In Cygnus atratus isolate AKBS03 ecotype Queensland, Australia chromosome 5, CAtr_DNAZoo_HiC_assembly, whole genome shotgun sequence, a single window of DNA contains:
- the DICER1 gene encoding endoribonuclease Dicer isoform X2, with amino-acid sequence MKSPALQSLSMAGLQLMTPASSPMGPFFGLPWQQEAIHDNIYTPRKYQVELLEAALDHNTIVCLNTGSGKTFIAVLLTKELSYQIRGDFNKNGRRTVFLVNSANQVAQQVSAVRTHSDLKVGEYSSLEVTESWTKEKWSQEFSKHQVLVMTCHVALTVLRNEYLSLSNINLLVFDECHLAIQDHPYREIMKICENYPSCPRILGLTASILNGKCDPAELEEKIQKLEKILKSNAETATDLVVLDRYTSQPCEIVVDCGPYTDKSGLYGRLLKELDEALHFLNDCNISVHSKERDSTLISKQILSDCRAVLVVLGPWCADKVAGMMVRELQKYIKHEQEELHRKFLLFTDTFLRKIHALCEEHFSPASLDLKFVTPKVIKLLEILRKYKPYERQQFESVEWYNNRNQDNYVSWSDSEDDDEDEEIEEKEKPETNFPSPFTNILCGIIFVERRYTAVVLNRLIKEAGKQDPELAYISSNFITGHGIGKNQPRNKQMEVEFRKQEEVLRKFRAHETNLLIATSIVEEGVDIPKCNLVVRFDLPTEYRSYVQSKGRARAPISNYIMLADTDKIKSFEEDLKTYKAIEKILRNKCSKSVDAGETETEPIVDDDDVFPPYVLRPDENSPRVTINTAIGHINRYCARLPSDPFTHLAPKCKTRELPDHTFYSTLYLPINSPLRASIVGPPMSCARLAERVVALICCEKLHKIGELDDHLMPVGKETVKYEEELDLHDEEETSVPGRPGSTKRRQCYPKAIPHFPVYTRSGEVTISIELKKSGFTLSLQMLELITRLHQYIFSHILRLEKPALEFKPTEADSAYCVLPLNVVDDSSTLDIDFKFMEDIEKSEARTGIPSTQYTKEMPFIFKLEDYQDAVIIPRYRNFDQPHRFYVADVYTDLTPLSKFPSPEYETFAEYYKTKYNLDLTNLNQPLLDVDHTSSRLNLLTPRHLNQKGKALPLSSAEKRKAKWESLQNKQILVPELCAIHPIPASLWRKAVCLPSILYRLHCLLTAEELRAQTATDAGVGVKSLPADFRYPNLDFGWKKSIDSKSFISIPSSSLVENENYCKHSTIVVPENAAHQGANRTSSAEKHDQMSVSYRTLLDESPSKLQIDVSAELAAINGVSYNKNLANGNCDLVNRDFCQGNQLNYCRQEIPVQPTTSYPIQNLYSSENQPKPSNECTLLSNKYLDGNANRSTSDGCPKMAVTTSTSTALNLSKDRVDSEKNPSSGYSSKTLGPNPGLILQALTLSNASDGFNLERLEMLGDSFLKHAITTYLFCTYPDAHEGRLSYMRSKKVSNCNLYRLGKKKGLPSRMVVSIFDPPVNWLPPGYIVNQDKSNTDKWEKDDLTKENLLANGKLEDYDDDEEDEDLMWRLPKEEPDFEDDFLEYDQEHIKFIDNMLMGSGAFVKKISLSHFSTTDSSYEWKAPKKSSLGDVQFSSDFDDFDYSSWDAMCYLDPSKAVEEDDFVVGFWNPSEENCGVDAGKQSISYDLHTEQCIADKSIADCVEALLGCYLTSCGERAAQLFLCSLGLKVLPVIKKTDWESTLCATGENCNSEQKNLSPNSVSASVANSEPSLYKDLEYGCLKIPPRCMFDHPDAEKTLNHLISGFENFEKKINYSFKNKAYLLQAFTHASYHYNTITDCYQRLEFLGDAILDYLITKHLYEDPRQHSPGVLTDLRSALVNNTIFASLAVKYDYHKYFKAVSPELFHVIDDFVQFQMEKNEMQGMDSELRRSEEDEEKEEDIEVPKAMGDIFESLAGAIYMDSGMSLEMVWQVYYPMMRPLIEKFSANVPRSPVRELLEMEPETAKFSPAERTYDGKVRVTVEVVGKGKFKGVGRSYRIAKSAAARRALRSLKANQPQVPNS; translated from the exons GTTCTGGTTATGACATGTCATGTTGCTTTGACTGTTCTGAGAAATGAATATTTATCCCTGTCAAATATTAATCTTCTGGTGTTCGATGAGTGCCATCTTGCAATCCAGGACCACCCATACCGTGAAATTATGAAG ATCTGTGAGAATTACCCATCATGTCCTCGAATCCTGGGATTAACAGCTTCcattttaaatgggaaatgtGATCCTGCTGAGTTAGAGGAGAAGATCCAGAAACTGGAGAAAATACTAAAGAGCAATGCTGAAACTGCAACTGATTTGGTGGTCTTAGACAG ATATACTTCTCAGCCGTGTGAGATTGTTGTAGACTGTGGACCATATACTGACAAAAGTGGGTTGTATGGAAGATTATTAAAGGAATTGGATGAAGCgcttcattttctaaatgacTGCAACATATCTGTGCATTCAAAGGAAAGAGATTCTACATTAATTTCAAAACAG ATATTGTCAGACTGTCGAGCTGTGTTGGTTGTTCTGGGACCCTGGTGTGCAGATAAGGTAGCTGGGATGATGGTGAGAGAGCTACAGAAGTATATCAAACATGAACAAGAGGAGCTGCACAGgaaatttttattgtttacagACACTTTCCTAAGGAAAATACATGCACTCTGTGAAGAGCACTTCTCACCTGCCTCACTTGACCTGAAATTTGTAACCCCAAAAGTAATAAAGCTGCTTGAAATCTTGCGCAAATATAAACCATATGAACGGCAGCAGTTTGAAAGCGTTGAATGGTATAACAATAGGAATCAGGATAATTATGTGTCCTGGAGTGATTCTGAAGATGATGATGAGGATGAAGAAattgaggaaaaagagaagccaGAGACTAATTTCCCATCTCCTTTTACTAATATTTTATGTggaattatttttgtggaaaGAAGATACACAGCAGTTGTTCTAAATAG GTTGATAAAAGAAGCTGGTAAACAAGATCCAGAACTGGCTTACATCAGTAGCAATTTTATAACTGGACATGGCATTGGCAAGAATCAGCCTCGTAACAAGCAGATGGAAGTAGAattcagaaaacaggaagag GTTCTTAGAAAATTTCGAGCACATGAGACCAACCTACTTATTGCTACTAGTATTGTAGAAGAGGGTGTTGACATACCAAAATGCAACTTGGTGGTGCGTTTTGATTTGCCCACAGAATACCGTTCCTATGTGCAGTCAAAAGGAAGAGCTAGAGCACCAATTTCCAATTACATAATGTTAGCAGATACagacaaaattaaaagttttgaaGAAGATCTTAAGACATACAAAGCAATTGAGAAG ATCCTGAGAAACAAATGCTCAAAATCTGTTGATGCTGGTGAAACCGAAACTGAACCCAttgttgatgatgatgatgtatTTCCACCCTATGTGTTGAGGCCAGATGAGAACAGTCCAAGAGTTACTATTAACACTGCAATTGGACACATAAATAG GTACTGCGCTAGATTACCAAGCGATCCATTTACACACCTAGCTCCCAAGTGTAAAACCCGAGAACTACCTGATCATACATTTTACTCTACTCTCTACCTGCCAATCAACTCACCTCTTCGAGCTTCAATTGTT GGTCCTCCAATGAGTTGTGCAAGATTGGCTGAGAGAGTTGTAGCTCTTATTTGCTGTGAAAAACTGCACAAAATCG GTGAACTGGATGATCATTTGATGCCAGTTGGGAAAGAAACAGTTAAATATGAGGAAGAGCTTGATTTACATGATGAAGAAGAAACCAGTGTTCCAGGAAGGCCAGGCTCTACAAAAAGAAGACAGTGCTATCCTAAAGCT ATTCCTCACTTTCCTGTGTATACTCGCTCTGGAGAGGTTACAATATCTATTGAGCTTAAGAAATCTGGTTTTACTCTGTCTCTGCAAATGCTTGAGCTGATAACACGACTCCACCAGTACATTTTTTCACATATTCTTCGTCTTGAGAAACCTGCACTAGAGTTCAAACCCACAGAAGCTGATTCAGCCTATTGTGTTCTACCTCTTAATGTTG ttGATGACTCCAGCACTTTGGACATTGACTTTAAGTTTATGGAAGACATTGAAAAGTCTGAAGCGCGTACAGGCATTCCCAGTACACAATATACAAAAGAAATgcctttcattttcaagttaGAAGATTACCAGGATGCAGTTATCATTCCACG gtaTCGAAATTTTGATCAGCCTCATCGATTCTATGTAGCTGATGTATACACTGATCTTACTCCACTCAGTAAATTCCCTTCCCCTGAATATGAAACTTTTGCTGaatattataaaacaaaatataatctTGACCTGACCAATCTTAACCAGCCGCTGCTGGATGTGGACCACACATCTTCAAG ACTTAATCTTTTGACTCCTCGCCATTTGAATCAGAAGGGAAAAGCACTTCCACTGAGCAGTGCTGAGAAGAGGAAGGCAAAATGGGAAAGTCTGCAGAATAAGCag ATACTGGTTCCAGAGCTCTGTGCTATACATCCTATTCCAGCATCACTGTGGAGAAAAGCAGTTTGCCTCCCCAGCATACTTTATCGCCTGCACTGCCTTTTGACAGCAGAGGAACTAAGAGCTCAAACAGCCACTGATGCTGGTGTAGGGGTTAAATCACTTCCTGCAGATTTCag ATACCCTAACTTGGACTTCGGATGGAAAAAGTCTATTGACAGCAAATCCTTCATCTCTATACCTAGCTCCTCTTTGGTAGAGAATGAAAATTACTGTAAGCACAGCACAATTGTAGTCCCTGAAAATGCTGCACATCAAGGTGCTAATAGAacctcttctgcagaaaaacatgaCCAAATGTCTGTGAGTTACAGAACACTGCTCGATGAGTCACCCAGTAAACTCCAAATTGATGTCTCGGCAGAACTTGCAGCAATTAATGGTGTTTCTTATAATAAAAATCTTGCCAATGGCAATTGTGATTTAGTTAACAGAGACTTTTGCCAAGGAAATCAGCTGAATTACTGCAGGCAGGAAATTCCTGTACAACCAACTACCTCATATCCCATTCAGAATTTATACAGCAGTGAGAACCAGCCCAAGCCCAGCAATGAATGTACTCTACTGAGTAATAAATACCTTGATGGAAATGCTAACAGATCTACCTCAGATGGATGCCCCAAAATGGCAGTGACCACCAGTACTTCAACAGCTCTTAATCTTTCAAAAGACAGAGTGGATTCTGAAAAGAACCCTTCCAGTGGGTACTCCTCAAAAACTCTTGGTCCTAATCCTGGTCTCATTCTTCAAGCTTTGACTCTTTCAAATGCTAGTGATGGATTTAATCTGGAGCGGCTAGAAATGCTTGgtgattcatttttaaagcatgccATCACTACATACTTGTTTTGCACTTACCCTGATGCACATGAGGGACGGCTGTCATACATGAGAAGCAAAAAA gtCAGCAACTGTAACTTGTATCGCCTcggaaaaaagaaaggactgcCTAGTCGTATGGTGGTGTCGATTTTTGATCCCCCCGTCAATTGGCTTCCTCCTGGTTACATAGTGAACCAGGACAAGAGCAACACTGATAAATGGGAGAAAGATGACTTG ACAAAGGAGAATTTGTTGGCCAATGGTAAACTTGAGgattatgatgatgatgaagaggATGAAGACCTAATGTGGAGGTTACCCAAGGAAGAACCAGACTTTGAAGATGATTTTTTGGAGTATGATCAAGAGCATATCAAATTCATTGATAATATGTTAATGGGATCAGGGgcttttgtgaagaaaatttctctctctcacttctCAACCACTGATTCAAGCTATGAATGGAAAGCACCCAAAAAGTCATCCCTGGGTGATGTTCAGTTTTCATCAGATTTTGATGATTTTGACTATAGCTCTTGGGATGCTATGTGCTATCTGGATCCTAGCAAGGCTGTTGAAGAAGATGATTTTGTAGTGGGCTTCTGGAATCCATCAGAAGAAAACTGTGGTGTTGATGCAGGAAAACAATCTATCTCATATGACTTGCATACAGAGCAGTGTATTGCTGACAAAAGCATTGCAGACTGTGTGGAAGCCCTGTTGGGCTGCTATCTGACCAGCTGTGGTGAAAGAGCTGCTCAGCTTTTCCTGTGTTCATTGGGGCTGAAGGTGCTCCCTGTAATTAAAAAGACTGATTGGGAAAGCACTTTGTGTGCCACCGGAGAGAACTGTAACAGTGAGCAGAAGAATCTTTCACCAAactctgtttctgcttctgtagctaattcagagccttctctttatAAAGACCTGGAGTATGGCTGTTTGAAGATTCCACCAAGGTGTATGTTTGATCACCCAGATGCTGAGAAAACCCTGAATCAccttatttctggttttgaaaactttgagaagaaaataaactacagtTTTAAGAACAAGGCTTATCTTCTTCAGGCATTTACTCATGCCTCATACCATTATAATACCATTACTG ATTGTTACCAGCGCTTAGAATTCCTGGGAGATGCAATTTTGGACTACCTCATAACCAAGCACCTTTACGAAGACCCACGACAACATTCTCCAGGAGTTCTTACTGACCTGCGATCTGCTCTAGTCAATAATACCATTTTTGCATCACTAGCTGTAAAGTACGACTACCATAAGTACTTCAAAGCTGTCTCTCCTGAACTGTTTCATGTTATTGATGACTTCGTGCagtttcaaatggaaaagaatgaaatgcaAGGAATGGATTCTGAG CTCAGAAGAtctgaagaagatgaagaaaaagaggaagacatTGAAGTACCAAAGGCCATGGGGGATATATTTGAGTCCCTTGCTGGTGCCATTTATATGGATAGTGGAATGTCTTTGGAAATGGTTTGGCAAGTGTACTATCCAATGATGAGGCCATTAATAG aaaaattttCTGCTAATGTGCCCCGTTCCCCAGTGCGAGAGCTGCTGGAAATGGAGCCAGAGACGGCCAAATTTAG TCCTGCAGAAAGAACTTACGATGGAAAGGTCAGAGTAACAGTGGAAGTTGTAGGAAAGGGAAAGTTTAAAGGTGTTGGCAGAAGCTACAGGATTGCCAAATCTGCAGCTGCAAGAAGAGCACTACGAAGCCTCAAAGCAAATCAACCTCAGGTCCCAAACAGCTGA
- the DICER1 gene encoding endoribonuclease Dicer isoform X1 gives MKSPALQSLSMAGLQLMTPASSPMGPFFGLPWQQEAIHDNIYTPRKYQVELLEAALDHNTIVCLNTGSGKTFIAVLLTKELSYQIRGDFNKNGRRTVFLVNSANQVAQQVSAVRTHSDLKVGEYSSLEVTESWTKEKWSQEFSKHQVLVMTCHVALTVLRNEYLSLSNINLLVFDECHLAIQDHPYREIMKICENYPSCPRILGLTASILNGKCDPAELEEKIQKLEKILKSNAETATDLVVLDRYTSQPCEIVVDCGPYTDKSGLYGRLLKELDEALHFLNDCNISVHSKERDSTLISKQILSDCRAVLVVLGPWCADKVAGMMVRELQKYIKHEQEELHRKFLLFTDTFLRKIHALCEEHFSPASLDLKFVTPKVIKLLEILRKYKPYERQQFESVEWYNNRNQDNYVSWSDSEDDDEDEEIEEKEKPETNFPSPFTNILCGIIFVERRYTAVVLNRLIKEAGKQDPELAYISSNFITGHGIGKNQPRNKQMEVEFRKQEEVLRKFRAHETNLLIATSIVEEGVDIPKCNLVVRFDLPTEYRSYVQSKGRARAPISNYIMLADTDKIKSFEEDLKTYKAIEKILRNKCSKSVDAGETETEPIVDDDDVFPPYVLRPDENSPRVTINTAIGHINRYCARLPSDPFTHLAPKCKTRELPDHTFYSTLYLPINSPLRASIVGPPMSCARLAERVVALICCEKLHKIGELDDHLMPVGKETVKYEEELDLHDEEETSVPGRPGSTKRRQCYPKAIPECLRESYPKPDQPCYLYVIGMVLTTPLPDELNFRRRKLYPPEDTTRCFGILTAKPIPQIPHFPVYTRSGEVTISIELKKSGFTLSLQMLELITRLHQYIFSHILRLEKPALEFKPTEADSAYCVLPLNVVDDSSTLDIDFKFMEDIEKSEARTGIPSTQYTKEMPFIFKLEDYQDAVIIPRYRNFDQPHRFYVADVYTDLTPLSKFPSPEYETFAEYYKTKYNLDLTNLNQPLLDVDHTSSRLNLLTPRHLNQKGKALPLSSAEKRKAKWESLQNKQILVPELCAIHPIPASLWRKAVCLPSILYRLHCLLTAEELRAQTATDAGVGVKSLPADFRYPNLDFGWKKSIDSKSFISIPSSSLVENENYCKHSTIVVPENAAHQGANRTSSAEKHDQMSVSYRTLLDESPSKLQIDVSAELAAINGVSYNKNLANGNCDLVNRDFCQGNQLNYCRQEIPVQPTTSYPIQNLYSSENQPKPSNECTLLSNKYLDGNANRSTSDGCPKMAVTTSTSTALNLSKDRVDSEKNPSSGYSSKTLGPNPGLILQALTLSNASDGFNLERLEMLGDSFLKHAITTYLFCTYPDAHEGRLSYMRSKKVSNCNLYRLGKKKGLPSRMVVSIFDPPVNWLPPGYIVNQDKSNTDKWEKDDLTKENLLANGKLEDYDDDEEDEDLMWRLPKEEPDFEDDFLEYDQEHIKFIDNMLMGSGAFVKKISLSHFSTTDSSYEWKAPKKSSLGDVQFSSDFDDFDYSSWDAMCYLDPSKAVEEDDFVVGFWNPSEENCGVDAGKQSISYDLHTEQCIADKSIADCVEALLGCYLTSCGERAAQLFLCSLGLKVLPVIKKTDWESTLCATGENCNSEQKNLSPNSVSASVANSEPSLYKDLEYGCLKIPPRCMFDHPDAEKTLNHLISGFENFEKKINYSFKNKAYLLQAFTHASYHYNTITDCYQRLEFLGDAILDYLITKHLYEDPRQHSPGVLTDLRSALVNNTIFASLAVKYDYHKYFKAVSPELFHVIDDFVQFQMEKNEMQGMDSELRRSEEDEEKEEDIEVPKAMGDIFESLAGAIYMDSGMSLEMVWQVYYPMMRPLIEKFSANVPRSPVRELLEMEPETAKFSPAERTYDGKVRVTVEVVGKGKFKGVGRSYRIAKSAAARRALRSLKANQPQVPNS, from the exons GTTCTGGTTATGACATGTCATGTTGCTTTGACTGTTCTGAGAAATGAATATTTATCCCTGTCAAATATTAATCTTCTGGTGTTCGATGAGTGCCATCTTGCAATCCAGGACCACCCATACCGTGAAATTATGAAG ATCTGTGAGAATTACCCATCATGTCCTCGAATCCTGGGATTAACAGCTTCcattttaaatgggaaatgtGATCCTGCTGAGTTAGAGGAGAAGATCCAGAAACTGGAGAAAATACTAAAGAGCAATGCTGAAACTGCAACTGATTTGGTGGTCTTAGACAG ATATACTTCTCAGCCGTGTGAGATTGTTGTAGACTGTGGACCATATACTGACAAAAGTGGGTTGTATGGAAGATTATTAAAGGAATTGGATGAAGCgcttcattttctaaatgacTGCAACATATCTGTGCATTCAAAGGAAAGAGATTCTACATTAATTTCAAAACAG ATATTGTCAGACTGTCGAGCTGTGTTGGTTGTTCTGGGACCCTGGTGTGCAGATAAGGTAGCTGGGATGATGGTGAGAGAGCTACAGAAGTATATCAAACATGAACAAGAGGAGCTGCACAGgaaatttttattgtttacagACACTTTCCTAAGGAAAATACATGCACTCTGTGAAGAGCACTTCTCACCTGCCTCACTTGACCTGAAATTTGTAACCCCAAAAGTAATAAAGCTGCTTGAAATCTTGCGCAAATATAAACCATATGAACGGCAGCAGTTTGAAAGCGTTGAATGGTATAACAATAGGAATCAGGATAATTATGTGTCCTGGAGTGATTCTGAAGATGATGATGAGGATGAAGAAattgaggaaaaagagaagccaGAGACTAATTTCCCATCTCCTTTTACTAATATTTTATGTggaattatttttgtggaaaGAAGATACACAGCAGTTGTTCTAAATAG GTTGATAAAAGAAGCTGGTAAACAAGATCCAGAACTGGCTTACATCAGTAGCAATTTTATAACTGGACATGGCATTGGCAAGAATCAGCCTCGTAACAAGCAGATGGAAGTAGAattcagaaaacaggaagag GTTCTTAGAAAATTTCGAGCACATGAGACCAACCTACTTATTGCTACTAGTATTGTAGAAGAGGGTGTTGACATACCAAAATGCAACTTGGTGGTGCGTTTTGATTTGCCCACAGAATACCGTTCCTATGTGCAGTCAAAAGGAAGAGCTAGAGCACCAATTTCCAATTACATAATGTTAGCAGATACagacaaaattaaaagttttgaaGAAGATCTTAAGACATACAAAGCAATTGAGAAG ATCCTGAGAAACAAATGCTCAAAATCTGTTGATGCTGGTGAAACCGAAACTGAACCCAttgttgatgatgatgatgtatTTCCACCCTATGTGTTGAGGCCAGATGAGAACAGTCCAAGAGTTACTATTAACACTGCAATTGGACACATAAATAG GTACTGCGCTAGATTACCAAGCGATCCATTTACACACCTAGCTCCCAAGTGTAAAACCCGAGAACTACCTGATCATACATTTTACTCTACTCTCTACCTGCCAATCAACTCACCTCTTCGAGCTTCAATTGTT GGTCCTCCAATGAGTTGTGCAAGATTGGCTGAGAGAGTTGTAGCTCTTATTTGCTGTGAAAAACTGCACAAAATCG GTGAACTGGATGATCATTTGATGCCAGTTGGGAAAGAAACAGTTAAATATGAGGAAGAGCTTGATTTACATGATGAAGAAGAAACCAGTGTTCCAGGAAGGCCAGGCTCTACAAAAAGAAGACAGTGCTATCCTAAAGCT ATTCCAGAATGTTTGAGAGAGAGTTATCCCAAACCCGATCAGCCCTGTTACCTGTATGTGATAGGAATGGTGTTAACTACTCCATTGCCTGATGAGCTCAACTTCAGGAGACGAAAGCTATATCCTCCTGAGGATACAACAAGATGTTTTGGCATATTGACAGCCAAACCTATACCTCAG ATTCCTCACTTTCCTGTGTATACTCGCTCTGGAGAGGTTACAATATCTATTGAGCTTAAGAAATCTGGTTTTACTCTGTCTCTGCAAATGCTTGAGCTGATAACACGACTCCACCAGTACATTTTTTCACATATTCTTCGTCTTGAGAAACCTGCACTAGAGTTCAAACCCACAGAAGCTGATTCAGCCTATTGTGTTCTACCTCTTAATGTTG ttGATGACTCCAGCACTTTGGACATTGACTTTAAGTTTATGGAAGACATTGAAAAGTCTGAAGCGCGTACAGGCATTCCCAGTACACAATATACAAAAGAAATgcctttcattttcaagttaGAAGATTACCAGGATGCAGTTATCATTCCACG gtaTCGAAATTTTGATCAGCCTCATCGATTCTATGTAGCTGATGTATACACTGATCTTACTCCACTCAGTAAATTCCCTTCCCCTGAATATGAAACTTTTGCTGaatattataaaacaaaatataatctTGACCTGACCAATCTTAACCAGCCGCTGCTGGATGTGGACCACACATCTTCAAG ACTTAATCTTTTGACTCCTCGCCATTTGAATCAGAAGGGAAAAGCACTTCCACTGAGCAGTGCTGAGAAGAGGAAGGCAAAATGGGAAAGTCTGCAGAATAAGCag ATACTGGTTCCAGAGCTCTGTGCTATACATCCTATTCCAGCATCACTGTGGAGAAAAGCAGTTTGCCTCCCCAGCATACTTTATCGCCTGCACTGCCTTTTGACAGCAGAGGAACTAAGAGCTCAAACAGCCACTGATGCTGGTGTAGGGGTTAAATCACTTCCTGCAGATTTCag ATACCCTAACTTGGACTTCGGATGGAAAAAGTCTATTGACAGCAAATCCTTCATCTCTATACCTAGCTCCTCTTTGGTAGAGAATGAAAATTACTGTAAGCACAGCACAATTGTAGTCCCTGAAAATGCTGCACATCAAGGTGCTAATAGAacctcttctgcagaaaaacatgaCCAAATGTCTGTGAGTTACAGAACACTGCTCGATGAGTCACCCAGTAAACTCCAAATTGATGTCTCGGCAGAACTTGCAGCAATTAATGGTGTTTCTTATAATAAAAATCTTGCCAATGGCAATTGTGATTTAGTTAACAGAGACTTTTGCCAAGGAAATCAGCTGAATTACTGCAGGCAGGAAATTCCTGTACAACCAACTACCTCATATCCCATTCAGAATTTATACAGCAGTGAGAACCAGCCCAAGCCCAGCAATGAATGTACTCTACTGAGTAATAAATACCTTGATGGAAATGCTAACAGATCTACCTCAGATGGATGCCCCAAAATGGCAGTGACCACCAGTACTTCAACAGCTCTTAATCTTTCAAAAGACAGAGTGGATTCTGAAAAGAACCCTTCCAGTGGGTACTCCTCAAAAACTCTTGGTCCTAATCCTGGTCTCATTCTTCAAGCTTTGACTCTTTCAAATGCTAGTGATGGATTTAATCTGGAGCGGCTAGAAATGCTTGgtgattcatttttaaagcatgccATCACTACATACTTGTTTTGCACTTACCCTGATGCACATGAGGGACGGCTGTCATACATGAGAAGCAAAAAA gtCAGCAACTGTAACTTGTATCGCCTcggaaaaaagaaaggactgcCTAGTCGTATGGTGGTGTCGATTTTTGATCCCCCCGTCAATTGGCTTCCTCCTGGTTACATAGTGAACCAGGACAAGAGCAACACTGATAAATGGGAGAAAGATGACTTG ACAAAGGAGAATTTGTTGGCCAATGGTAAACTTGAGgattatgatgatgatgaagaggATGAAGACCTAATGTGGAGGTTACCCAAGGAAGAACCAGACTTTGAAGATGATTTTTTGGAGTATGATCAAGAGCATATCAAATTCATTGATAATATGTTAATGGGATCAGGGgcttttgtgaagaaaatttctctctctcacttctCAACCACTGATTCAAGCTATGAATGGAAAGCACCCAAAAAGTCATCCCTGGGTGATGTTCAGTTTTCATCAGATTTTGATGATTTTGACTATAGCTCTTGGGATGCTATGTGCTATCTGGATCCTAGCAAGGCTGTTGAAGAAGATGATTTTGTAGTGGGCTTCTGGAATCCATCAGAAGAAAACTGTGGTGTTGATGCAGGAAAACAATCTATCTCATATGACTTGCATACAGAGCAGTGTATTGCTGACAAAAGCATTGCAGACTGTGTGGAAGCCCTGTTGGGCTGCTATCTGACCAGCTGTGGTGAAAGAGCTGCTCAGCTTTTCCTGTGTTCATTGGGGCTGAAGGTGCTCCCTGTAATTAAAAAGACTGATTGGGAAAGCACTTTGTGTGCCACCGGAGAGAACTGTAACAGTGAGCAGAAGAATCTTTCACCAAactctgtttctgcttctgtagctaattcagagccttctctttatAAAGACCTGGAGTATGGCTGTTTGAAGATTCCACCAAGGTGTATGTTTGATCACCCAGATGCTGAGAAAACCCTGAATCAccttatttctggttttgaaaactttgagaagaaaataaactacagtTTTAAGAACAAGGCTTATCTTCTTCAGGCATTTACTCATGCCTCATACCATTATAATACCATTACTG ATTGTTACCAGCGCTTAGAATTCCTGGGAGATGCAATTTTGGACTACCTCATAACCAAGCACCTTTACGAAGACCCACGACAACATTCTCCAGGAGTTCTTACTGACCTGCGATCTGCTCTAGTCAATAATACCATTTTTGCATCACTAGCTGTAAAGTACGACTACCATAAGTACTTCAAAGCTGTCTCTCCTGAACTGTTTCATGTTATTGATGACTTCGTGCagtttcaaatggaaaagaatgaaatgcaAGGAATGGATTCTGAG CTCAGAAGAtctgaagaagatgaagaaaaagaggaagacatTGAAGTACCAAAGGCCATGGGGGATATATTTGAGTCCCTTGCTGGTGCCATTTATATGGATAGTGGAATGTCTTTGGAAATGGTTTGGCAAGTGTACTATCCAATGATGAGGCCATTAATAG aaaaattttCTGCTAATGTGCCCCGTTCCCCAGTGCGAGAGCTGCTGGAAATGGAGCCAGAGACGGCCAAATTTAG TCCTGCAGAAAGAACTTACGATGGAAAGGTCAGAGTAACAGTGGAAGTTGTAGGAAAGGGAAAGTTTAAAGGTGTTGGCAGAAGCTACAGGATTGCCAAATCTGCAGCTGCAAGAAGAGCACTACGAAGCCTCAAAGCAAATCAACCTCAGGTCCCAAACAGCTGA